The genomic DNA AAGAACCCACTAAATAGACGGCTAGGGATAGTTTCTGACGAGGTAACAATTGGAGCGGATCCCGGCCTCGAGGAAAGCTTTATTCCCCCCTGTGAAGAGGAGGCGGGGGGCGTCAGTGACGGCGATCGGGCgtggacgacgacgacgaagcgACTCCGCCATGGAGACGAGGTCCGACGAGGAAGGCAAGCTTCCGTAAGTCAtattttctcctcctcttccttctatTTCCGTCGTCTTTCTTCGATAACGAACTCGGCGGTCGAATGAGTCAGATCGGACGAATTCCTAGAATCTCTGTTCATTGTTCGGCTCAACTTTCAGTATCTTTTCAAAATGTTTCTTACCCCGCTTCATCTCCGCAGTATCATGAGCCCAAGTCAGTCCTCCAAATGGAGTTCTGCTTATCGCAGATTTTTAGTTAGGAAAAGCGTTATCGCCTGGTTCGATATGCTTAATGTAATCATCTGCGAGAACTTTTTGATGGATCGAAATTCTCCCCAACATTTTTTTGTTTTCGAGTCTTCAATGCAGGCACTGAATTGTTTCCTGAAACGGCAATGACATGAACAAGTATGTCACAATGTTACAGGGACATTGATGCTGCAGAGCATGAAGAGAAGCACAGgaggtatgaggctctttatgCTCGACGTTTAAGGGCCAAGTACTTTTCCAAGAAGGCTGTAGATGGAGGTATAGATTAAATTTGTTTAAGTTCAGCTTAGAAAATCATATGATGATGGCTTTTGCGTCTTATTGTTCCTATTGGCAGCTGGAAATATTCTTTTATTCTCGATAACTTCAGTTATTTTAGTCTTTGGCATCCCAACATTGTCAATATCTGCATAGCTCTAATCCATTAGCTTGTCAATCTCAACCTCTAGCCCCAAAATAACCATGCGAGACTAAATTGAATGTCCTCCATCAAGAACCATAGTCTAACTTATTAATGCAAAGTATTTGATATTGTAAAGTTAACTTTGTAGAGCGTATTTTGGTAGATGCGTTTATTCAGGAGAATAAGTTGAGTTTGGTAGTTCTTGATTTGGTAATCGCCATGATTTAGAGATcagcagattttttttttctcaaggtTGATTGTCTTTGGGTATTGAGAGGCTTTGGGAAGGCTTCCTGCATGATACTGTAGCCATTGTTGAACTTCACATATTGCTAATTAGGGATGATTTTAGGCCTGACAGGGAGATCGTGCCTTAAGTGGGATATAGTTTTTTCACCCTGACTTTGCATACCCTGCATCAAGTTCAGTTTGTAACCTATACTTTATAGAtgatcatgcattatattatattttattaccCGTCCGGACCCAACCCACAGAAGAAGCGGGCAAGGGATGGTGAGGATAAGTTTATCCCATAATCTCCCCCACTCTATTGTCATCCTAGCTGTGTGAATTTTGTTTTGCTCCCATGTTGCATCACAAATCATCCTAACTAGTGGTATGTGTAACCGAATAGTGTCTACACTATCACATAGGCAGCCTTTAACAACGTTTCATCATGCTTAGAATTAGGTTTGCTCACAATTTGCACAGTGAGAGTACCAACTCATTAACTTAATTATCAGACCCAAATAGTGGCTCAAATGCTTAAGCCTAAATCAATTAGTCCACAACTCATTAAACACTCCTATTAGCTCACAACTCGATACATGGAACTAAATTAAGTTGTTATAAACATAGTCCATCATTGACCAACTGAATGTGAATGATCACTATATTGCAAGGCTCTGTTTATCTGCAAATGCAAATTGAGTGTATTATGAGGATCTAAATATCTCTTTAGATATTAGATCTCCATGTACATGTTTATATATGTACGAAaaagatataaatatatattttagaaCACATATCACAAGGAAATAAACTAACAATTAGATTACTAACACAGCTGTTCACCAGTTATGGTGTTTGATCCTAATCTGTGTTATTCCATGTTTTATTGTTGCTGTATTCTTGGGATTAGAATTCTGAAGTTATTAGATGATCTGGCTAGAAAAAGCCATTACCAATCAGAATATTAACTGGTTTCATATTTTATTAGATGCTAATATATAATCTAATTTTCAGATGTAGAGAACACTCACAATTCTGTTCATCTCTTGTCTGTAATTCCTCCACAGGGGATATATACGACCACGAAACTACGATTGATAATGAGGTTATAAAATCGAGCAGGTAGTTTTCGTATTACTTTTTGTTTCAAAGTGATTCAGTTTTTATCCATGTCTTCTTGCCCCTTTGTATAGATGGCCTTGTACAAGATCATTTGCTGACCCAATTAAATACCTGGAAGAGAGGAACCAATCATCTTACGAAACAGAAGCCACAGGCACTCCCAAACAGAAGCAGACTCCTAAGAAGAGCAGTTAGTGGTGTTCTAAAAGGTAATCGCAAGACGCAAGTGTATTGTTTGTCGACTGCCTTtgatattatgtttttttttcccttcatcTTTTGCAGCTAAGTCTGGAAAAGGGCGATATGTGGAAGTTTGTTAGAGTTTCATTAACAGATGCTCACCTTTGATCAATTTTATGAGGCAAACTACTTAAATTTGAGTTGCAAGACATGAGATAATTGCTATCCATTGATTGTTTATGATACTTCTGTcttattcctcttatggacttcaATGGTTCGAGTGATACTGCACTTCTACCAAATACAGATACTAGTTTCTTGATTTTTGTTCAACTTAAGAATAGAGTACCTTAAGTAATTGGGCTCCTTGTTACCTCAAAGTGAATATCATGGTTACTGAATAATTCACAATAGGTAAACCTCTTGATCTTGAATGAAATGTTTAGGCATACTAAGACAGTTCTATCACAATCTAGAGATGCACGACTACAGGTCCACCCTTAGCAATGCGTGATGAAGACGGTTCTACTAGACTAAGAGATGCACAAACCTAACCATTGAAGAAACACTGCACTGCTTGCTGGGAATCCATAGGaagaagaagacccaagaatATACTGGTCAGATATGGCTGACATTTCAAGACAATAAATGACTATTGTTCCTCCTTGTTTCTTCCCCTCCGCCTTACATTTTCTGTGAAAGTATTTGGGTAGGAACTCGGTTTATCACGATTGACCAGTGCTTAGTAGTAATCACAGTTTATCATTGTATCATGGGAAAGAGACATGCCTCGTAATCTCAAAGCGTAATCGGAGGGGGACAaatctattttaaggaaactATATCAAATGCAGATCTTGACGTTTCCTTTCCCGACTCAGAATTGCTATCCTGACTTGGTATAGCGATCCACTCATGCGATATTTGTCAATCGGGTAGTTAGGTTTCCCGACTCGACTTTCCCAACTCTGCATTCGACAACTCGCCGTCACTCGGCATGGACTCAGAGGCACTCGGCTTCCACTCAGAAGCACTTTGTCGACTCAGCACTCGATGACTCGACACCTTGCTTCCCACTCAGACTCGAAAAGCATTCAGGAGCATTCGTCGTTCAGCCGAATCAATGCTCGAACCTCACGGTACTCAATAACATGCTCAGGAGCAGTTCAGCGATTTCCCACTCTGATTCGGGAAGCACTAGGAGCAATTCAACAGGCCTAAGAGCTAGACTGACAACTTAAGATTATCCGCTCATACTATCTAGTAGATAAATCTAAAGTTGAActgtaatttcaattcagcaaAGTTCCCTTTAACTCCGACAATAATCCCCCCGATAGATTGTGGAATAACTTCCAAAGGTCCTCCATGAGAGGACTAATCGCACAGAGTACTAATTCAATATCCATCATAAATCCTACTAATCACACAGAGTACAAATGCAATATCCATCATAAATCCTGAAAACCAACACCTATCCATGTTGGATTAGTTCAACCTTAAGCTGCAGCACAGCTacagaatgatggtttccttcattcgaagaaaaggaagaggtgtgTGTGGCATGCACTCTGCGCAAGCGATGATACTCTGAAACTGGATTATGGAAAGGTAAAAGTTCAACCATGCCTAAGAGATCTCTCGAAAGGATGTTACTTTCGCAAAAGGAGTGCCATGCCTCCTTAAAATTGTCCATTGCCTGAGCTCTCTTGGACAAGCAAGAGCTTATGGGCAATCAATGCACTCATCTTCCCCTTGCAAGGAAAAGAGATTACTTGCTAAAGAAACCTACTCATTCTTCTTGACAAGTAAAAGAAGACGACACGAATAATTAAATTCCACAATCTatcaactttctttttttaatgtATGTAGAGAAAAGTTGAGAGAGAAAACAGAGGGTAATTTCCAAGACAAGTCACAAGAGAGCATTAGACAAAGCAAGGTGACTTACCTAAACCCACAAGTACAATTCCATGTTCCTGAAACGCTTTGCCATCGCTTTAAAGTTTAGCATCTAACCTTGGTAATTAA from Zingiber officinale cultivar Zhangliang chromosome 4A, Zo_v1.1, whole genome shotgun sequence includes the following:
- the LOC121969366 gene encoding uncharacterized protein LOC121969366; amino-acid sequence: METRSDEEGKLPDIDAAEHEEKHRRYEALYARRLRAKYFSKKAVDGGDIYDHETTIDNEVIKSSRWPCTRSFADPIKYLEERNQSSYETEATGTPKQKQTPKKSS